From Styela clava chromosome 6, kaStyClav1.hap1.2, whole genome shotgun sequence, one genomic window encodes:
- the LOC120331690 gene encoding uncharacterized protein LOC120331690, with protein sequence MATIELTPELIFERRDDVTTPGSELWNSTGTTPRAKAKPRNQGRGYHSLGSATLPTRGRKGGKNGSEYGVMISIKDIKGHPFVVLEDKDKQKHMVQAPDGETHNPALLSPARLNGYTPDAEYDDSLLSSSSYPTSSVTSGLKRESTPSPVPRNFSKGPGRHFGRSKIPASASNRSRSLSPGKAALERRANRTRSVSPPRRERTSISNERLRPVTSLIGYFESGSPTPDPSTMAKPAKVNLVGSSRIRDAAKKVNAERMTSPTSTASSSISSIVDVSARSQKTNLTVTTVDSPTKVGNKKPEGRYFAITSPGPVTPKSSFTLPRKTSGPPAKQPEYLTLQARKAVFENKSDGRAPTPKALNEAKVIAKPQEMKQQTPKKPISPKHEANRNQQEDKEVVEESPIVPTHVSKAKFVGPSQMLLNKTRRRRKAKKLSTAHSESEYSESEFSDAESLKLGEDAFKDDDDEEDQDDNKIDSEVSELTLVLNKLPDDEEYIKQLGHRKTPSIRFEKIISEDVTKKEEQMMSPSELEKHRHLVHDLQDELRLSKKQIRELEEEVRELSDKLIVVQQDLDVRNSENGLLQKEVNLLKKDLEEALSSDEEEKQSVMSLERMLKAARREKSTLEDTITLLESQKTTLKSQLQDARREREDGEVQMRSLRLEIEREKGKMREHERDVESVKKELARSKRQTDAQIHDMEHQLSKAEKKSHDLQIENSSLEKQLYDLKHEKMASMNEDKHVNEAMTQLEESKLKALQELEAAHAEVDAKARALREADRKNNKLQEELRRMDQEMEEELKERETTLEDARQIEQKYRGLMAQSQVSNRDIEMMKKELDEAVTKAKDAERKIDDLQNSLDEKEALLSSAEKKNKSLNKQIDENSFARTQLSQDLHNLNKENQKLREDIADLKKRLKRTEIESMASKDALEDLRKDLRQATDDADKERYKVSEIDHDAQDMKEDFDRVKSDRDQKDQALKNAREAIAKIESQMKEYEETRSKTQKEKLLIETDRDEAKKEMVRLQSEVESHSEEIDNANQLIKDLQERLATDRKFSQGDMDKIDELQKEIQKLQEALDEKTQQVFAAEETIYRQKEVIEEMSSIQQSAEKSALSEMEKFMAETEKQFKDINKQLEQKVDEIKKLEKEKKDLEEDLEELEQQHPHLEDDREKEEALVNLSQKLQEEEEDKKHILSKYHLAQDKVGNLQNELEIEKSRVQILLEDKTKHKEETDHLQLTIEELEDKLEQEAKELSNITSHHLKTEMKLRDVLEQAEDETDKAIREKEILSMRTEELEKQVEEAELTAQRAEDSKRETEHELQQQLEANYKLQQTLAALGIGHSPSGSDGKGSLLTSI encoded by the coding sequence ATGGCAACCATTGAGCTTACACCGGAGTTGATATTCGAGCGAAGAGATGATGTAACTACGCCAGGCTCTGAATTATGGAATTCGACTGGTACCACCCCTCGTGCAAAAGCTAAGCCCAGAAACCAGGGTCGTGGTTATCACTCGCTTGGTTCTGCTACTCTTCCAACTCGTGGAAGAAAGGGTGGTAAAAATGGTTCAGAATACGGTGTTATGATCAGTATTAAGGATATAAAGGGCCATCCTTTTGTAGTTTTAGAAGACAAGGATAAACAAAAACACATGGTTCAAGCTCCTGATGGGGAAACTCATAATCCTGCTCTATTGTCTCCCGCGAGACTCAATGGATACACACCAGATGCTGAATATGATGATTCACTACTGAGTTCATCTTCTTATCCAACTTCTTCTGTTACAAGCGGTTTAAAGCGAGAATCTACCCCTTCCCCAGTACCACGAAATTTTTCAAAGGGTCCCGGCCGACATTTTGGCAGATCAAAAATACCTGCTAGTGCAAGTAATCGTTCACGGAGTCTTTCACCTGGAAAAGCTGCACTGGAGCGAAGAGCTAACAGAACGAGAAGTGTTTCACCACCTCGTAGAGAGCGAACATCAATTAGTAATGAAAGATTAAGACCTGTCACAAGTCTTATTGGATATTTTGAATCTGGATCTCCGACTCCCGACCCATCTACTATGGCTAAGCCAGCCAAAGTTAATCTGGTTGGGTCCTCTCGTATTCGAGATGCCGCTAAAAAAGTAAATGCAGAAAGAATGACTTCACCTACAAGCACAGCATCATCGAGTATTAGTTCTATTGTCGATGTCTCAGCTAGATCACAGAAAACAAATTTGACAGTGACAACAGTGGATAGTCCAACCAAAGTTGGTAATAAGAAACCAGAGGGAAGGTATTTTGCTATTACGTCACCAGGTCCTGTGACACCTAAATCATCATTTACGCTTCCACGAAAAACGAGTGGACCTCCTGCCAAACAACCTGAATATTTAACGCTGCAAGCTCGGAAAGCGGTGTTTGAAAATAAATCTGATGGGAGAGCACCAACACCCAAAGCCCTTAATGAAGCAAAAGTCATTGCCAAACCCCAGGAAATGAAGCAACAAACACCGAAGAAGCCTATTTCACCGAAACATGAAGCAAATAGGAACCAGCAAGAAGACAAGGAAGTTGTTGAAGAAAGTCCTATTGTTCCAACTCATGTCAGTAAAGCTAAATTTGTAGGACCAAGCCAAATGCTACTCAATAAAACAAGGCGCAGAAGGAAGGCAAAAAAATTGTCAACTGCTCATAGTGAAAGTGAGTATAGCGAATCTGAATTTTCTGATGCGGAATCACTCAAACTTGGAGAAGATGCATTTAAAGATGATGATGACGAGGAGGATCAAGATGATAACAAAATTGATAGCGAAGTTTCAGAGTTAACacttgttttaaataaattgccAGATGATGAGGAATATATAAAACAACTCGGCCATAGAAAAACCCCTAGTATCAggtttgaaaaaataatcagtGAAGATGTCACTAAAAAAGAAGAACAGATGATGTCTCCTTCTGAACTTGAAAAGCACCGTCACTTAGTACATGACTTGCAAGATGAACTTCGACTGTCGAAAAAGCAAATTCGAGAATTAGAAGAAGAAGTCCGTGAACTAAGCGATAAGCTTATTGTTGTTCAACAGGATCTGGATGTCAGAAACTCTGAAAATGGATTGTTACAAAAAGAAGTGAATTTGCTGAAAAAAGATTTAGAAGAAGCATTGTCATCTGATGAAGAAGAAAAGCAATCTGTCATGAGCCTTGAACGAATGCTAAAAGCTGCTCGAAGAGAGAAATCTACCTTGGAAGATACAATTACTCTATTGGAATCGCAAAAAACAACCCTCAAGTCCCAACTTCAAGATGCTCGGCGTGAAAGAGAAGATGGAGAAGTGCAAATGAGGTCGTTACGACTAGAAATTGAGAGAGAGAAAGGAAAAATGAGAGAGCATGAAAGAGATGTTGAAAGTGTTAAAAAGGAACTGGCAAGATCAAAACGACAAACTGATGCCCAAATTCATGACATGGAACATCAGTTATCAAAAGCTGAAAAGAAGTCTCACGATCTTCAAATCGAAAACTCATCACTTGAAAAACAGTTGTACGATTTGAAACACGAAAAAATGGCGAGCATGAATGAAGATAAACATGTAAATGAAGCAATGACGCAGTTAGAAGAGTCAAAGTTAAAAGCATTGCAAGAACTTGAAGCTGCTCATGCAGAAGTAGATGCAAAAGCTAGAGCGTTACGGGAAGCCGATCGCAAAAACAATAAACTGCAAGAGGAATTGAGACGCATGGATCAGGAGATGGAAGAAGAATTGAAAGAAAGAGAGACAACTTTGGAAGATGCTCGTCAAATCGAGCAAAAATATCGTGGTCTTATGGCACAATCGCAAGTTTCTAATCGTGATattgaaatgatgaaaaaagaATTGGACGAGGCAGTAACGAAGGCAAAAGATGCAGAACGAAAGATAGATGATTTGCAAAATAGTCTCGATGAGAAAGAAGCTCTTCTATCTTCTgctgaaaagaaaaataaatctctAAATAAGCAGATAGATGAAAATTCTTTTGCAAGAACGCAACTAAGTCAAGACCTTCACAATTTGAACAAAGAGAATCAAAAGCTAAGAGAGGATATAGCGGATCTTAAAAAACGACTCAAAAGAACAGAAATTGAATCGATGGCAAGCAAAGACGCTTTGGAGGATCTCAGAAAAGATTTACGACAAGCGACAGATGATGCAGATAAAGAACGCTATAAGGTATCAGAGATCGATCATGATGCTCAAGATATGAAGGAGGATTTTGATCGTGTCAAGTCTGATAGGGACCAAAAAGATCAAGCTTTGAAAAATGCTAGAGAAGCTATCGCCAAAATTGAATCTCAAATGAAGGAATATGAAGAGACTCGATCCAAAACTCAAAAAGAGAAACTTCTCATTGAGACTGATAGAGACGAAGCCAAGAAAGAAATGGTTAGACTTCAGAGTGAAGTTGAATCTCACAGCGAAGAAATAGACAATGCAAATCAGTTAATAAAAGATCTGCAAGAAAGATTGGCTACTGATAGAAAATTCTCTCAAGGGGATATGGACAAAATAGATGAACTTcaaaaagaaattcaaaaacTTCAAGAAGCACTCGACGAGAAAACGCAACAAGTGTTTGCCGCAGAAGAAACGATTTACAGACAGAAAGAAGTGATTGAAGAGATGAGTTCCATTCAGCAATCTGCGGAAAAATCAGCGCTTTcagaaatggaaaaatttatGGCAGAAACGGAGAAACAATTTAAAGACATTAATAAACAACTTGAACAGAAAGTCGACGAAATTAAAAAGCTTGAAAAAGAGAAAAAGGACCTGGAAGAAGATTTAGAAGAACTTGAACAACAACATCCCCATCTTGAGGATGATAGGGAGAAAGAGGAAGCTCTTGTTAATTTGAGTCAAAAATTGCAAGAAGAGGAGGAGGATAAAAAACATATTCTCTCTAAATATCATCTGGCACAAGATAAAGTTGGCAACCTTCAAAATGAACTTGAGATTGAAAAAAGTCGAgtacaaattttattggaaGACAAAACAAAACATAAGGAAGAGACTGACCATCTGCAATTAACAATTGAAGAACTTGAAGACAAATTAGAACAAGAAGCAAAAGAACTTTCTAATATCACTTCCCATCACCTGAAAACTGAAATGAAATTACGGGACGTTCTTGAGCAAGCAGAAGATGAAACAGACAAAGCCATTAGAGAGAAAGAAATTCTGTCCATGCGAACGGAGGAACTGGAAAAACAGGTGGAAGAAGCGGAATTGACGGCACAAAGAGCAGAAGATAGCAAACGGGAAACAGAGCATGAATTACAGCAACAATTAGAAGCAAATTATAAGTTGCAACAGACTCTAGCTGCCCTGGGAATAGGCCATTCGCCAAGTGGGTCAGATGGAAAAGGTAGTTTACTAACTTCGATCTGA
- the LOC120331720 gene encoding serine palmitoyltransferase 2-like isoform X2 — protein sequence MLSHISYGIMTLFGFLRDFMRKHGLEKTIGAMESNDMKDFVPLYASFESFYTRNIYIRMRDCMSRPICSVPGATINIAKRTYRNSGWNIDLTGEIQKDVVNLGSYNYLGFAENTGACSEDAVESIRKYGAGVCSSRKEVGNLVLHEELEEVVANYLGVESCLAFGMGFATNSMNIPCLVDKGCLILSDELNHASLVLGCRLSGATINVFKHNDMEDLEMKLRNAIVVGQPRKHIPWRKILIIVEGIYSMEGSIINLPGVVELKKKYKAYVYLDEAHSIGAIGKSGRGVTEYYGVDPNDVDIMMGTFTKSFGAAGGYIGGRKTIIEHLKSHSHSACYASSMAPPVAQQIISCLLKMDDPNNGHKRILRLDQNSKLFREGLKERGFIVCGNNDSPVVPMMVYMPAKLSPFSREMLDRGFAIVVAGFPAVPLTESRVRFCISAAHTEKQIREALDAIGEIGDGLGLKYSKNKLARKMVTVEKLRIC from the exons ATGCTATCTCATATCAGCTACGGTATCATGACATTATTTGGGTTTCTTCGAGATTTTATGAGAAAGCATGGATTGGAAAAAACTATTGGTGCCATGGAGAGCAATGATATGAAG GACTTCGTTCCACTCTATGCAAGCTTTGAGAGTTTTTATACCAGAAATATTTATATCAGAATGAGAGATTGTATGAGTAGACCCATATGCAGTGTTCCTGGTGCTACGATTAACATTGCTAAAAGAACTTATCGAAACTCAGGATGGAATATTGA TCTTACAGGAGAAATTCAGAAAGATGTCGTCAATCTGGGTTCATATAATTATCTTGGATTTGCTGAAAATACAGGAGCATGTTCTGAAGATGCAGTTGAAAGCATTAGGAAATATGGTGCTGGTGTTTGCAGCTCAAGAAAAGAAGTAG GAAATCTTGTTCTCCATGAGGAACTTGAAGAAGTTGTTGCAAATTATCTTGGAGTTGAATCCTGTCTTGCATTCGGAATGGGTTTCGCTACAAATTCAATGAATATTCCTTGTCTTGTTGACAAAGGTTGTTTGATTCTCAGTGATGAATTGAATCATGCTTCATTAGTATTGGGTTGCAG ACTTTCTGGAGCAACCATAAATGTGTTTAAACACAATGACATGGAAGATTTAGAAATGAAATTGAGAAATGCAATTGTAGTTGGACAGCCTCGTAAACACATACCATGGAGAAAAATATTGATCATAGTCGAAGGAATTTATAG catGGAAGGTTCTATAATCAATCTACCAGGAGTcgttgaattaaaaaaaaaatacaaagcatATGTTTACTTGGACGAAGCACACAGTATCGGAGCAATAGGAAAGAGTGGTCGAGGTGTCACAGAGTATTATGGTGTTGATCCAAATGATGTTGATATTATGATGGGAACTTTTACCAAGAGTTTTGGAGCGGCTGGTGGCTATATTGGAGGAAGAAAA aCAATCATAGAACATCTGAAAAGTCATTCTCATTCAGCTTGTTATGCGTCATCTATGGCACCTCCAGTGGCTCAGCAG ATCATATCTTGTTTATTGAAAATGGATGACCCAAACAATGGACACAAAAGGATTTTAAGACTAGATCAGAATTCAAAATTGTTTCGTGAAGGACTCAAAGAACGTGGATTCATAGTTTGTGGAAACAATGACTCTCCAGTTGTTCCAATGATGGTTTATATGCCAGCTAAGCTGAG TCCATTCAGTCGTGAGATGTTGGACAGGGGGTTTGCTATAGTTGTTGCTGGGTTTCCTGCCGTTCCTCTCACTGAGTCGAGAGTCAGATTTTGCATCTCTGCTGCTCATACTGAGAAACAAATCCGAGAG GCTTTAGATGCCATTGGTGAAATTGGTGATGGGCTTGGATTgaagtattcaaaaaataagCTTGCAAGAAAAATGGTAACAGTTGAGAAACTGAGGATTTGTTAA
- the LOC120331720 gene encoding serine palmitoyltransferase 2-like isoform X1, with the protein MDLAAAGDVCWNCHAIQKNTMKNNKKSKKFEENSKNKKEKNGTPHPFIEDHEKPSIFIAMLSHISYGIMTLFGFLRDFMRKHGLEKTIGAMESNDMKDFVPLYASFESFYTRNIYIRMRDCMSRPICSVPGATINIAKRTYRNSGWNIDLTGEIQKDVVNLGSYNYLGFAENTGACSEDAVESIRKYGAGVCSSRKEVGNLVLHEELEEVVANYLGVESCLAFGMGFATNSMNIPCLVDKGCLILSDELNHASLVLGCRLSGATINVFKHNDMEDLEMKLRNAIVVGQPRKHIPWRKILIIVEGIYSMEGSIINLPGVVELKKKYKAYVYLDEAHSIGAIGKSGRGVTEYYGVDPNDVDIMMGTFTKSFGAAGGYIGGRKTIIEHLKSHSHSACYASSMAPPVAQQIISCLLKMDDPNNGHKRILRLDQNSKLFREGLKERGFIVCGNNDSPVVPMMVYMPAKLSPFSREMLDRGFAIVVAGFPAVPLTESRVRFCISAAHTEKQIREALDAIGEIGDGLGLKYSKNKLARKMVTVEKLRIC; encoded by the exons ATGGATTTGGCTGCCGCTGGTGATGTTTGTTGGAACTGTCATGCAATACAgaaaaatacaatgaaaaataataaaaaatcaaaaaagtttgaagaaaattctaaaaacaaaaaa gaaaagAACGGAACACCACATCCGTTTATTGAAGATCATGAGAAGCCATCCATATTTATTGCAATGCTATCTCATATCAGCTACGGTATCATGACATTATTTGGGTTTCTTCGAGATTTTATGAGAAAGCATGGATTGGAAAAAACTATTGGTGCCATGGAGAGCAATGATATGAAG GACTTCGTTCCACTCTATGCAAGCTTTGAGAGTTTTTATACCAGAAATATTTATATCAGAATGAGAGATTGTATGAGTAGACCCATATGCAGTGTTCCTGGTGCTACGATTAACATTGCTAAAAGAACTTATCGAAACTCAGGATGGAATATTGA TCTTACAGGAGAAATTCAGAAAGATGTCGTCAATCTGGGTTCATATAATTATCTTGGATTTGCTGAAAATACAGGAGCATGTTCTGAAGATGCAGTTGAAAGCATTAGGAAATATGGTGCTGGTGTTTGCAGCTCAAGAAAAGAAGTAG GAAATCTTGTTCTCCATGAGGAACTTGAAGAAGTTGTTGCAAATTATCTTGGAGTTGAATCCTGTCTTGCATTCGGAATGGGTTTCGCTACAAATTCAATGAATATTCCTTGTCTTGTTGACAAAGGTTGTTTGATTCTCAGTGATGAATTGAATCATGCTTCATTAGTATTGGGTTGCAG ACTTTCTGGAGCAACCATAAATGTGTTTAAACACAATGACATGGAAGATTTAGAAATGAAATTGAGAAATGCAATTGTAGTTGGACAGCCTCGTAAACACATACCATGGAGAAAAATATTGATCATAGTCGAAGGAATTTATAG catGGAAGGTTCTATAATCAATCTACCAGGAGTcgttgaattaaaaaaaaaatacaaagcatATGTTTACTTGGACGAAGCACACAGTATCGGAGCAATAGGAAAGAGTGGTCGAGGTGTCACAGAGTATTATGGTGTTGATCCAAATGATGTTGATATTATGATGGGAACTTTTACCAAGAGTTTTGGAGCGGCTGGTGGCTATATTGGAGGAAGAAAA aCAATCATAGAACATCTGAAAAGTCATTCTCATTCAGCTTGTTATGCGTCATCTATGGCACCTCCAGTGGCTCAGCAG ATCATATCTTGTTTATTGAAAATGGATGACCCAAACAATGGACACAAAAGGATTTTAAGACTAGATCAGAATTCAAAATTGTTTCGTGAAGGACTCAAAGAACGTGGATTCATAGTTTGTGGAAACAATGACTCTCCAGTTGTTCCAATGATGGTTTATATGCCAGCTAAGCTGAG TCCATTCAGTCGTGAGATGTTGGACAGGGGGTTTGCTATAGTTGTTGCTGGGTTTCCTGCCGTTCCTCTCACTGAGTCGAGAGTCAGATTTTGCATCTCTGCTGCTCATACTGAGAAACAAATCCGAGAG GCTTTAGATGCCATTGGTGAAATTGGTGATGGGCTTGGATTgaagtattcaaaaaataagCTTGCAAGAAAAATGGTAACAGTTGAGAAACTGAGGATTTGTTAA